In the genome of Halococcus salifodinae DSM 8989, the window CAATCAGTCCCCATTCCTTCAAGGAGTCAGCTACGACTTCGTTTCAGCGACTGCCCAGACGGTTCTGAACGATTTTCCGACGCGACCAAACAATTGGAGCAACTGTTCACCATTTCGGTGTGAATACGTGCATCAATGCTAATGGGGAGTGGTCGCTCTCCTCCGGGGAGCATCGCTCACTTGGACTTACACGCCGTATCATCGGGACCAGGCTGGTGTTCGACGAGGGCGTCATAGAACGATTCTCACACCAATGAGCCGGGTGAACGTTGAGGTGGATGTGCTCAGCACCCTGTAAGATGATCCTTCGGTAGAGTCGATCTTTAATCTCGTGATGGCAGAGGTACTCGCGTTTTTGAGCATCTCTCTTTCGAGTTTCTCGAAGAGTTCGCCACGTTCGCCCCGTCGGAGGCGGGTCAAACACGAGATTACGAGCCACCGGAGTTGATGTGTGGCTTTCTGCACTGTTACTGAACCATAATGACAATGGAATCATTCTTCTTTTTGTGAGGAACAGGTGTTCTTCTCTGGCGACACGGTGGATTGCGCGGAGCTAAATCGTTGTTTGATAGCATAAGCCGTGTTCGGGCCGATTCCATATATCCGCTCCAAGTCGGACTGGGTGGTGTTTGCGAGTTCTTCCGTCGTATTGTACTCTGCAGAGAGGACAGCACTGATCTCTGGCCCAACACCATTCACATCTTCGACGCGTTTTCTGAGTTCCTTCGCTTGCGGATCAAGCGCAATGTTGACTCGCCGCTCCATCTCCTCTAGAGAAATCTTTCCGTCTGTGTACGCTTGGCGGGCAGCATCGACGTCATAGATGGTACCGTCTGACCGCTCTCTCGCGGGTGGAATCCTCAAAAATCCTACTGCGATCACTATGACAACTGCAGCAAGTATGCATAATCCAACCACATCAGTTCCGCCTACATATCCCAGCCCGAGTCC includes:
- a CDS encoding helix-hairpin-helix domain-containing protein — encoded protein: MKEVILQTIYVILVLLAGFGLGLGYVGGTDVVGLCILAAVVIVIAVGFLRIPPARERSDGTIYDVDAARQAYTDGKISLEEMERRVNIALDPQAKELRKRVEDVNGVGPEISAVLSAEYNTTEELANTTQSDLERIYGIGPNTAYAIKQRFSSAQSTVSPEKNTCSSQKEE